In Bacteroidales bacterium, the genomic stretch ATGGGGGTCGGGACAAACCGGATGAATAAGTATACTGTCGGTATGGCCACCCAGGGACTTGCGAATTACCTGAAAAAGATATTCCCCGGTCAGAAGCAGATTAAGGTGGCTATTGCTTATGACTGCAGGAACAACAGTCCTTATTTTGCGCAGATCACAGCAGATGTTTTCTCTGCCAACGGTATTTTCGTTTACCTTTTTAAAGCCCTGAGACCCACGCCGGAGTTGTCGTTTGCGATCCGCCACCTGGGCTGCCAGAGCGGGATAGTCATCACCGCCTCCCATAATCCAAAGGAATATAACGGTTATAAGGCTTATTGGGAAGATGGAAGCCAGCTGATCCCCCCGCATGATAAAAATGTTATCGCCGAAGTGCAAAAGATCAAATCACCCAATGAGGTGAAATTTGATGGAAACAAAGATTTAATTGAGATGATCGGCGAAGACTTTGACCGGGTTTACCTTGACCGGGTACTTCAATTGAGCTTGTCGCAGGAAGAAATCAAAAAGCATTCAGGCCTGAAGATCGTTTACACATCCATCCATGGGACAGGCGGGCAACTTGTCCCGGCCTGCCTCGAGAAATTCGGTTTCAGGAATGTTTATGTAGTTGCTGAGCAAAACCTCCCCGACGGGAATTTCCCTACAGTCAAATCACCTAATCCGGAAGAACCCGCAGCTTTGGAGTTGGCGATCAATCAAGCCGAAAAGATTGGCGCCGACCTCGTCATGGCCACTGATCCCGATGCAGATCGAATCGGGATTGCAGTCCGTGATCTTAACAAAAACTTTATCCTGCTAAACGGCAACCAGACGGCAGCTTTGCTGACCTATTATCTCCTGACAAAATGGGATGAAAAAAAGAAACTGACAGGCAAAGAGTATATTGTAAAAACAATTGTTACTTCGGAGATACTCAAAGATATAGCTGACCGGTTCAAAGTAGAATGCTATGATGTGCTTACCGGTTTCAAGTGGATTGCAGAAATCATCCGGCGTAATGAAGGAAAGAAGATATTCATCGGCGGTGGAGAAGAGAGCTATGGCTACATGACAGGTGACTTTGTCCGCGACAAGGATGCTATAAGCTCCTGTGCGCTGGTTGCAGAAACAGCCGCCTGGGCTGCTTCTAAAGGGAAAACCCTCTACGAGTTGTTGCTCGATATTTATGTCGAATTTGGCCTTTACAAGGAAAAACTGATCTCAGTCGTGAGAAAAGGCCAATCCGGCAGTAAGGAAATCAAAAAGATGATGGACGATTTCCGCAGCACCCCTCCTTCCCGGATCAACGGATCCAGTATGGTGATGATCAAAGACTACCAGTTGTCGGTATCCAAAGATATGCTTGCCGGAACCACTATACCAATCAGCTTACCCAAATCTAACGTCCTGCAGTTCTTCCTTGAAGATGGGAGCAAGATCAGTGTCCGGCCAAGCGGTACAGAGCCAAAGATCAAGTTCTACTTCAGCGTCCGGGAAAGGTTACTGACGAGATCTGATTTTGAAAAAGCGGATGAGAATCTGGAAGTCAGGGTGAAAGCGATCATTGAGGATATGAATTTGTGATTCAATCCCGTATTAATTCGCCATTGCTGCATTAATAGGCACCCTGTCAAGATATTGTATAACCCTGTCTATTTTATCATTCGCATCAAAGTGCATATCCGTATGTATCCACTGGACCATTCTTTTGCCTGTTGTGTATGTGGCATCTACCTGGTACCAGCATAATAACCAGACTCCGGGTTGCTCAACACTTTGTGGCTGATTAACTTTTATCGGCAGAAATATTGCATTACTGAAAGAGATGGTATCAATGGATTCAGTTCTTCTCATTTTCCAGAAAGCAGTAATCGCAGGCTTACCAGCAAGGCTGTCACCGTTATTCCATTGATAGACTGCATTATCAGCATAACTGGTCATCCATCCATCAATATCACCAAGTGTTAATGCGTCAAGACCCTTTTTGCCTATTTCAACATATTTTGGGTCTGCAAACTCTGCGGGTTGTGGTTTTATCTCTGCAAGAGCGGCTTCGGTTTTTCTCTCTGCAGATTTTTCATTTGTGCAAGCAACAAATAAAGAGCAGCTTAAAGCCAGTAATAATAATTTTTTCATAATGGAAATTTTTAGAGGATTAAAAAAGACGTGAGTAAATTAATGAATTAAAATAGTTTACAAGTTAAGATTGGCGATGTAAAGATAAAACGCAAAATATTAATTTGCAGAAATTTATGAAATATTTAACAATTTTTCATATTTCCTTTTTTGAACAATTTTTTACTAAAAATAATGAAAATCCTTCAATAACTGGCTGATCAACCCAATAATAATATTTTGTGAACTGATAAAAATAAAACCCTGCCTATTACAGCAGGGCTTAAAAATTTAGAAGAATTTAAATTTTAATTGATTGGAATTTAACCACTTACTTTATCACATTTAATTTCAATGCTTTCTCTAATTTGCCATTGATATTTAATTTGATGGTATATAGGCCTGAACTATAGGAAGAAGTCCTTCTAATAAGTTGATTTTGCTGACCTTCAATAAGTCCTTCTTCGATAATCCTTCCTAATGGATCACTAATTGAATATGATGCCTGGTTTGGAATTATTTCAAAATAATATTCCATAATGAAATAATCATTACATGGATTCGGATATACGCTGAAAATCTTTTCTTGATCCAAACCAGTAATATAATCCGGATTTTCTGCAGTATACCTTCTTAAAACAGGACCAGATGCCGGTAAAATATAAACTTCAGGATAGCTGGCAGAATCAATGTGTTGCAGGATATTTTGAGCTTACACAAATACGAGTTGTAAATTTATCTCAGGCTTAAGTCAATAAACTGTAAACATTTTTCAAGGACGAGACAAACTTAACTTCGCCAAATCGCCAAATTGCTAAACCGGCAAACCGTTAAATCGCCCAATCGGTAAATTATTCTCACATCAGGCCGGAGGGTTACGTTCAAAGCAATTTTATTGTACTGTTTTGGTTGCTGAGTTGTACTTGTTTATCCAATGAATTATATCCGGCGACAAGGTATAATTTCCAACAACAATATTATCTTTGACAACAATACAAGTTGGATACCCATACCCAAAATAATAATCAACCATTTTAGCCATGAAATCATATTTTACATTATCCGCGTTTAATGTTGGAAACAATAGTCCTTTATCAGCTGGATTGCAGATAATCAATGTAAAATCTTCAGCATCTGTTAACTTATCGATGAAAATGGAATATGTTAATTGCTCACATCCTGCACATCCGGTACAAGGAATAATGATAAACATCTTTTCCTCGATATAATCCTTGTCATTAAAAGTTTCTCCCAAGTATTGAAGGAAGGAATTCTGTTTGTCCACACCATCTTCACTATCGTAATGGTTTGCACAGCTAATACTGCATAATAACATTAATATCAAAGGAAATTTTATTTGTTTAAGCATGACTGAAACTTAAAGATTTGATATTCATTAGAGTTATTCTTGCTTATTGATTTCAACATAAGTCCTTGATTTGTAATAACAATTCGTTTCCAGAATTTTTCTTCAGGCATCAAAACTTCTTTTACCTTTTTCAGGTTTTCATCCAAAATAATGATAGACCATTTTCTTTTGTTTTTATCATTGATCTTTCCATGATCGTTAAATTTCTCCAATTTGTGTAATACTACCCTGTAATATATGTTGTGATATTCATCATATACTAAATCACTGTATTGTGCATTATAAGTATATGCATCAATAATGGCCGATAATTCGGTATACTTATCCTTTTCAATCGGTTCAATCTCATTAATATAATGGCTTTTACAATTAACGGTTTTTAATAATTCACCACTTTTATCATAGACATATATATTATGGCTTACCGGAAAAGAAAATACCAACTCATTTTTCTTATTGATTACTCTTGAATAATCCTGTTGGTGATTACCATAGAATATACCTTGCCTATATTCTAAAGGTAAGTCCCCAATTTGATTGGCAAAACCATTTGATAAATCCAATAACATCTCAATAGGTATATGTGATTCAATAACAGTTCCAGGTTTAAAGCGATAGGATGCTTGAAAATACAATTTATTCTTTATTAATACCATAGGGTGTGTATGCCTCGAGTCAATGTAAAAATAACCGTTTGTTTCTGTGTTGGCCAATTCATTGATATTCCACCTTTGGTATATTTCTCCATTTTTATTCATAAGCAGTATGTACATTACACTACTGTTTAATATGGAACAGATAAAGATTGAATCCGGATTATGATAGAGATGATCCCTATAAACCAGACCATCCAATTTATTTAAACTAATATCAAATTCTACCTTTTCTGATTTTAGATTAAATACAATTATCTTGTTATCCTTTTTAAAGGTCAGAAGCGTATCTGTTTCGTTTTGATCAAAGTGATATGAATAAAAATTTAGGTTTGCCAATACCTCGTAATTTAACTCCAATGAATTGATCAATATGAAGTTATTTTCAAAGTCAATGCATTTATTATTACATCCATAGATAAGAATCAGCAATGTAAAAGCCAGCGTTCTTTTCATTTTTTTATCTAACAAAAATAAATGCCATATTATCAGACAGTTAATAACATGGCATTTATCTATTATTAACTACAACTCACCATAATTTGGCGGGTCACCAGTTTCAACAACATAGATTTGATAAATATAAAGCTCTTGTTGACTTATTGAGTTGAAAACAGGATGCTTTTTAACTGATGTTATTCCATTTTGTAAGTCAGTTAATATAGCTTGTCTAGCAGGATCTTTAAGTTCAGGCATTAATATACCAACTTCTTCGCTGTATTCGCTGAAAAATTCCTCTGTATTTCCAACATTTATATATTCGTCTAAAATACTTGCTGCTCTATTATAATCATCAATATTGGTAATGCCATAGATTATAACATCCATTAAACAGTCCCATCCCATATAATAGCATCTCGCATTTGGACAAGGATAGGGTGAGGAAGGATCTGGGGCTCCACATTCAAAAAATCTAATTGGAGGTAATGGTTGTTGTTTTAGAGAAATAACTTGGGAAGTTTGATTATCATCTGTATTTATGACTTCCTTTTCACAAGAAATCACAATAATTAAGATGAGTATCAAAGATAATATAGATACTATTTTTTTCATTATATTTTATATTTAAATTAGTTTATTATATCCTCTATTGTAATGATTTTGCGACTTTCTATTATTGTATCTTTTATAAAAAGATGAATTTTAGCACATAATATATTACATAAATTCAGGTTTAAAAATCACTATTTATAATGAATGATGAAATAATTAAGAGTCACCCCAAGATAACCTGATTTATTTGGAGTGACACAAACTGTCGAACTTGTTCTTCCCTAATTTGAATAAATATTTATTTGAACGAAATGCAAAATAATTATACATCCGTACAGAAATTTTATTTATCTCGAAAACTCTAATATCTGTTATAAGGTTTGCAGTTATTGAAAATTTGCAGGATTGATTTATGAAGCTATTTGATAAACTATCAAATGGAAACATGAATAATTGGAAAATTACTATATACACTTTTCCGAGGAACAATAGTATAGTTTTCATTTTTCAATATAATAAAGACATTGGCTAAGTCTTCACAAAGATATTTTAAAATAATATGTATTACAAATATTTTTTATCTAAGTACATGACAAAAATTTACAACACTCTTTAAATTTATCTATATTGTTAGAAAACAGCACATTTGCTAAGAATATTAAGCCGTACTTGAATAAACTTTTAGCTTTTCTACCATGCTTTTTGATTTTTATGGGACAAATAGAGTCTAAGAATATCCCGGCTTTATAAGCCCAAACAAAAGCAATCAGCACCAAGGAAAAGAGCTTATTAATTCGTTCAATATCGGTCAAATGCGTGTCCTCAATATTAAAACCGCTTGTTTTCAGCGCTCTAAATGCAGATTCAATCTGCCATCGTTCTTTGTATAATGACTCAGCTTCATCAGGTTTGTTAAAGGAAATGATGGTTTGAAGGTCCGGAACCCCTTTTCTGTTTTTGACTTTCGAAGCCGATAAATAGCAAAGCTGACCATTGACATATACGATTCCACGACGGAATTCAAATTGATTGACTTGAAGATGGTCAAATAGCCATGAAACCTTAACACGATGCCCGTTTTTTGGAATGACAACCCAGAAATTCTCACGAATCCTAATGTGGTATCGGATCCGTTTGTGATTTAGGTAAGCTAACCAATGATCCCCTACAAACTCTCTGTCAGCCAGCAGACAATCAATGGTGTCAACCCCGAACAGTTCAATGTAGCGTTGGATGAGTTCGATCCGTTCCCCTGTAGAGGAGTTACCAAACTTTGGCATCATCTTAAACAGAACAGGAAATGCCACACCTTGGTAAACAATGGCAAGAACCAGGACGTTAATGTTTGTTGTTCCAAACTTCCAATTGGTCCTATCCAATGCCAGCCGAAACGGTGGCTTATGGGGCAACAAGGCGAACACAAAGCGAGCTATAAGGCTGGTATCCAGCAGATAATCGGACATAAAGCGTTGGACTCTTCGTAAAGAAGAATCAACCCTCACATCAGTATCGAAACTGGCAGCCAGTTTTTCAAAGCAAACAGTTTGAACCTTGCATAAAGCGCAGATAAATAAGCCAAAGAACTTTATTCGGGCTAAATTCATTTTATCCCCGAAAACTTGCGATAAGGTTTTGAATAAAATGCTATTTTTACTCTCAACCCTGGTGTTCATGTATCTTGGAGTCATACTTGCTGGTATTTCATCTAAGATACTGAATATCAGGATATTATATCATCTTGTTCGCATTAGTTATCACCAAGTTATTAACATACATTATTGATAATCAGGCTATTATTAATTTTTGTCATGTACTAAGCACCAAAATACTAAATATAAGTTACCCAAACTATCTAATGTGCTATTTGATATTATTTAATGGAATGAAATGAATATTATTCAATCAATTATTATTGCCTTTATAGAAGGATTGACAGAATTCCTTCCGGTATCTTCTACAGGACACATGATTTTAGCTTCAAGCCTCATGAAAATACATGATGATGCATTTGTTAAAACCTTTGAAATTTCCATACAGCTTGGAGCAATAATGG encodes the following:
- a CDS encoding phospho-sugar mutase gives rise to the protein MNMLDPKILSRAQDWLTGDFDEETNRQVNDLIINNPQEIVDAFYQDLEFGTGGLRGIMGVGTNRMNKYTVGMATQGLANYLKKIFPGQKQIKVAIAYDCRNNSPYFAQITADVFSANGIFVYLFKALRPTPELSFAIRHLGCQSGIVITASHNPKEYNGYKAYWEDGSQLIPPHDKNVIAEVQKIKSPNEVKFDGNKDLIEMIGEDFDRVYLDRVLQLSLSQEEIKKHSGLKIVYTSIHGTGGQLVPACLEKFGFRNVYVVAEQNLPDGNFPTVKSPNPEEPAALELAINQAEKIGADLVMATDPDADRIGIAVRDLNKNFILLNGNQTAALLTYYLLTKWDEKKKLTGKEYIVKTIVTSEILKDIADRFKVECYDVLTGFKWIAEIIRRNEGKKIFIGGGEESYGYMTGDFVRDKDAISSCALVAETAAWAASKGKTLYELLLDIYVEFGLYKEKLISVVRKGQSGSKEIKKMMDDFRSTPPSRINGSSMVMIKDYQLSVSKDMLAGTTIPISLPKSNVLQFFLEDGSKISVRPSGTEPKIKFYFSVRERLLTRSDFEKADENLEVRVKAIIEDMNL
- a CDS encoding nuclear transport factor 2 family protein, translating into MKKLLLLALSCSLFVACTNEKSAERKTEAALAEIKPQPAEFADPKYVEIGKKGLDALTLGDIDGWMTSYADNAVYQWNNGDSLAGKPAITAFWKMRRTESIDTISFSNAIFLPIKVNQPQSVEQPGVWLLCWYQVDATYTTGKRMVQWIHTDMHFDANDKIDRVIQYLDRVPINAAMAN
- a CDS encoding DUF4221 domain-containing protein, which produces MKRTLAFTLLILIYGCNNKCIDFENNFILINSLELNYEVLANLNFYSYHFDQNETDTLLTFKKDNKIIVFNLKSEKVEFDISLNKLDGLVYRDHLYHNPDSIFICSILNSSVMYILLMNKNGEIYQRWNINELANTETNGYFYIDSRHTHPMVLIKNKLYFQASYRFKPGTVIESHIPIEMLLDLSNGFANQIGDLPLEYRQGIFYGNHQQDYSRVINKKNELVFSFPVSHNIYVYDKSGELLKTVNCKSHYINEIEPIEKDKYTELSAIIDAYTYNAQYSDLVYDEYHNIYYRVVLHKLEKFNDHGKINDKNKRKWSIIILDENLKKVKEVLMPEEKFWKRIVITNQGLMLKSISKNNSNEYQIFKFQSCLNK
- a CDS encoding IS4 family transposase is translated as MNTRVESKNSILFKTLSQVFGDKMNLARIKFFGLFICALCKVQTVCFEKLAASFDTDVRVDSSLRRVQRFMSDYLLDTSLIARFVFALLPHKPPFRLALDRTNWKFGTTNINVLVLAIVYQGVAFPVLFKMMPKFGNSSTGERIELIQRYIELFGVDTIDCLLADREFVGDHWLAYLNHKRIRYHIRIRENFWVVIPKNGHRVKVSWLFDHLQVNQFEFRRGIVYVNGQLCYLSASKVKNRKGVPDLQTIISFNKPDEAESLYKERWQIESAFRALKTSGFNIEDTHLTDIERINKLFSLVLIAFVWAYKAGIFLDSICPIKIKKHGRKAKSLFKYGLIFLANVLFSNNIDKFKECCKFLSCT